In Mastacembelus armatus chromosome 22, fMasArm1.2, whole genome shotgun sequence, a genomic segment contains:
- the LOC113128414 gene encoding tripartite motif-containing protein 16-like, whose product MAQKGVQLDWETFSCSICLDLLKDPVAIPCGHSYCMTCIKTHWDKEDEKNIYRCPQCRQTFTPRPVLVKNTMLATLVEELKKTGLQAAPAGHCYAGPEDVACDVCTGRKLKALKSCLVCLVSYCEKHLQPHYDATRLNRHKLVEPCKKLQDNICSRHDEVMKMFCRTDQQCICYLCSVEEHKEHNTVSAAAERTERQRELEESRQKIQQRIQDREKDVKVLQQELGAISGSADKALDDSEKIFTEMIRLLKKRCFDVKQQIRSQQKTEVSRVKELQEKLEQEITELKRKDDDLKQLSHTQDHNEFLHNYPSVSALSEPTDSSSINIRPLRYFEDVTAAVSEVKDKLLDILREKWTNILLALAEVDVLLPKPEPETRAEFLQYSKEITLDPNTAHTLLLLSEGNKKATVMRQHHSYSSHPDRFTEWEQVLSKESLVGRCYWEVEWSGRGVYVAVTYKDITRAGRSNQCRFGLNDQSWILYCQENSYDFWYNSIRTPVSGPPSSRVGVYLDHRAGILSFYSVSETMTLLHRVQTTFTQPLYAGLWIGYRLNPGRLLPGQLNIGGNAELC is encoded by the coding sequence ATGGCGCAGAAAGGAGTTCAGCTGGACTGGGAAACCTTTTCTTGCTCGATCTGCCTGGATCTACTGAAGGATCCAGTGGCAAttccctgtggacacagctaCTGCATGACCTGTATTAAAACTCACTGGGATAAAGAGGATGAGAAGAACATCTATAGGTGCCCACAGTGCAGGCAGACCTTCACTCCGAGGCCTGTCTTGGTGAAAAACACCATGTTAGCAACTCtagtggaggagctgaagaagactggactccaagctgctcctgctggtcactgctatgctggacctgaagatgtggcctgtgatgtctgcactgggagaaaactgaaagcccttaagtcctgtctggtgtgtctggtgtcttactgtgagaaacacctccagcctcattaTGATGCAACTCGGTTAAACAGACACAAGCTGGTGGAGCCCTGCAAGAAGCTCCAGGACAACATCTGCTCTCGTCATGatgaggtgatgaagatgttctgccgcactgatcagcagtgtatctgttatctctgctctgtggaggAACATAAAGAGCACaacacagtctcagctgcagcagaaaggactgagaggcagagagagctcgAGGAGAGTcgacagaaaatccagcagagaatccaggacagagagaaagatgtgaaggtGCTTCAGCAGGAGCTGGGGGCTATCAGTGGCTCTGCTGATAAAGCACTGGATGACAGTGAGAAGATCTTCACTGAGATGATCCGTCTCCTGAAGAAAAGATGCTTcgatgtgaagcagcagatcagatcccAGCAGAAAACCGAAGTGAGTCGAGTGAAGGAgcttcaggagaagctggagcaggagatcactgagctgaagaggaaagacgatgatctgaagcagctctcacacacacaggatcacaaCGAGTTTCTACACAACTacccctcagtgtcagctctcagtgaacctacagactcatccagcatcaatatccgtcctctgagatactttgaggacgtgacagcagctgtgtcagagGTCAAAGATAAACTACTGGACAttctgagggagaaatggacaaacatctTACTGGCTCTGGCtgaagtggatgttttactgCCAAAACCAGAGCCCGAGACTAGAGCTGAATTCTTACAATATTCAAAGGAAATCACACTGGATCCTAATACGGCACACACACTTCTGTTATTATCTGAGGGGAACAAAAAAGCAACAGTAATGCGCCAGCATCATTCATATTCTAGTCACCCAGACAGATTCACTGAATGGGAACAAGTCCTGAGTAAAGAGAGCCTGGTGGGACggtgttactgggaggtggagtggagtgGGAGAGGAGTTTATGTTGCAGTCACATACAAGGATATCACCAGAGCAGGGAGGTCGAATCAATGTAGATTTGGACTTAATGACCAATCTTGGATACTATATTGTCAAGAAAACAGTTATGACTTTTGGTACAACAGTATCAGGACTCCAGTGTCAGGTCCCCCATCCTCCAGAGTAGGAGTGTACCTGGATCATAGAGCAGGGattctgtccttctacagcGTCTCTGAAACcatgactctcctccacagagtccagaccacattcactcagcctctctATGCTGGACTCTGGATTGGATATCGGTTGAATCCTGGACGCTTGTTGCCTGGTCAGTTGAATATTGGAGGCAATGCTGAGTTATGTTAA